From the genome of Ptychodera flava strain L36383 chromosome 13, AS_Pfla_20210202, whole genome shotgun sequence:
GTACTCGGAACACAGTCATGACACACTTCACGTTCCCCAGAAGAACAAGGAACGACAGGTATCTAATGTCCCACCTATCATGCAAGGAATTCAGCCTATGTCCCGTGAGATGTCTCCAAACGATACCAAGGAAGTCCTCGTGCAAGCACAGGCTTTCCTCAAGAATCAACAAGACCGTTCGACGCtgctgaaaaataaaatgcagaaCGTCAACCAGGGAGCTGCGTGCCGAGAGATTCACACAATTGCCCGTTCGAATATACCGACTGCTAGTCAAGGACAGGTAGGCTGCATGAAATATACGTCTTTCGGACAGTTACAGTTGAATATGGATGAGCATGAGACCACGTCCGGAACTGTAACTTCATATCGCCGTCAAAGAGACAGTAGAAAAGCACACACAGACGCGACAATCTGCGGAACCGCCGATACATGGGACGAAGACATGGCGTGTGTTTTGCAGGGAAGCTGTCTTCCCGGCAGCACGAAGTACTGTCGTACAAAGTCAATGTTTGGAAGTGTAGAACTCCCCGACGTCCTACAGGGTACCTTTAACAGTGGATTAACCGGTAAAATTGGCATCAGAGCCTACCACAGTGTGCCATCACCTAACTTCACAGCTGTGAGATACCTACACAACCGCCCATCACATTTTGTCGGTCGCACGTATGAAGCCTGGGATGAAGATGTAGCAACTTTTATCCATGGCAACAAGAATCAAGTCCATGAGTTCAACGAGATTCCAAAGATCGACCGAGCAACACGACTTCACTATCACACGGACCCAAGGTCGCAGTTTGTACCCCCAAAGATAGCAAAGCAAGGTTTGGGGAGGTGAAACGTGCCCTCCACACCGGCGACACTACCAGTTCTCTGTCGGAGAGACTCGGCAGGAATTTCGAAACCTGGGACGAAGATGTAGCCCACATGCTCCACAATCTTCCCAGCAAACCTGTTTTCGGGAGACCAAGGAAAGATATTCGGCCTGCTTCAGCTCCACCAGCTAAGTATGTGCCGGTAAGTTCTGGCATGAGCTTCAGTGTGAGACATTGCCACACAGAATCTTCCACGCCCCAACCCAAAACAAGCCAGAGGGAACGACTAAAGCAAGCTGTAAGGGACTATGGCGCTACTGTGGTTGTGTTTCATGTTGGCATATCCCTAATGTCCCTCGGTGGATTTTACCTGGCCGTATCAAGGTGATTGATGTCACCATGCTTATAAATACATCCATCAACTGGAACCATTTCCATGACATGACATCCATAACAACAGAAATCTGTATTTAAATATCTCTCATCATTCcttgttgaaataaattaaCACTTTGTTAAATTCGGGTACCAGCATCTTGAAAGGCTGAAAACATTCAGGTCCGTTTTCATATATCAATATCAGAATGCCAACAAAACCCAGTGAGtgagaaaaaaaggaaattgcAGTGAATCTTTCACAGCATCATCTCGTACCTTCATCCATGTATTAGGTTTTAGTACAAGCAGTTGAGTTTTTGCTGTTATATACTGACCAATTCAtacatttttgagcaaattgGATCAATAGCAAGCCTTTAATTTTGGTAGTTGTCacaaaattccaagtgaaattAAGATGATGGAGAGAGTTAATGAAATTCTGCTGCCATATCTATTTCTAAGAGTTTTCACCTAGTCAAATATTGGATCCCCTAGCTGACATTGAAAATCTTTGCTGAAAATACAAGTCTGTCGAATTTAATGGACTAGAGAAATGTCCAAATCAAACTGTAACAAGTACGTCATGGAAATGGTTCTGTTGATCTGAGCTAATCACTAATTAAAATGCTGCTTTCACTTGCTGCCTTTTCAGTTATGTTACACTAACATGAATGTTTTCACATTTACTGAGCATGTACAGGTTGTCA
Proteins encoded in this window:
- the LOC139147220 gene encoding uncharacterized protein — translated: MYKFVSLQQSIPASAARLLTTSQRAPAAFSSTSHRTYSEHSHDTLHVPQKNKERQVSNVPPIMQGIQPMSREMSPNDTKEVLVQAQAFLKNQQDRSTLLKNKMQNVNQGAACREIHTIARSNIPTASQGQVGCMKYTSFGQLQLNMDEHETTSGTVTSYRRQRDSRKAHTDATICGTADTWDEDMACVLQGSCLPGSTKYCRTKSMFGSVELPDVLQGTFNSGLTGKIGIRAYHSVPSPNFTAVRYLHNRPSHFVGRTYEAWDEDVATFIHGNKNQVHEFNEIPKIDRATRLHYHTDPRSQFVPPKIAKQGLGR